Genomic window (Catenulispora sp. MAP5-51):
GGGATGTTGAAGAGTTTCGAGGTCTGTGCAGGTGCTGGCGGACAGGCCTTAGGCCTTGAGCGGGCAGGCTTCAGCCATGTGCTGCTCGCGGAGCAGGACGGTGTTGCATGCGAGACCTTGCTGCTCAACCGGCCGAGCTGGACGGTGTGGCAGGGCGACATACGCACGTTCACGGCCTACGAGAACCCCGTCGTGTATGACGTTGACCTTCTATCGGGTGGGATTCCATCGACCAGCTACTCGCGGGCGGGCAAGCAAGGTGAAGTTGAAGCACCAGGTGACCTCACCGAATGCGTGCTCGACATAGTCTCTGAGGTCAGGCCCCGCGCAGTGATGATTGAGAACGCTGCTGAACTACTTACAGGTGCGAAGTTCGCGGACGTTCGTGCCCTCGTGCATTCGGAACTGGGGCGCTTCGGGTACGAGGTCTTCTGGAGAGTCCTCGATGCCGCCGACTTCGGCGTTTCGCAGCGCCGGCGACGTAGCGTGCTGGTGGCACTCAAGCCTGACGTCGCAAGGTTCTTCCAGTGGCCAGTTCCCGACGCGGCCGCGCCGCGTTCAGTGGGCGACGTCCTTTACGAGTCGATGGCTGCCCTCGGCTGGCGCGAAGCGCGCGCCTGGGCAGACCACGCCACGGGCCTGGCACCGACGATCGTGGGCGGTTCGAAGCAACACGGCGGTGCCGATCTCGGCCCGACACGCTCGAAGCGCGCCTGGGCCAGGCAGTGGGTCAACGGCGAGGGTGTCGGTGACTGCGTGCCGGGACCCGATTGGGTCATGCGGATCGGTGACGGCGACGATGATCGGAAGGGCTACCCGAAGCTGACCGTCGAGCAGGTTGCCCTGCTCCAGGGCTTCCCTCCCGACTGGCACTTTGCGGCGAAGAAGACTGCGCACTACCGCCTGGTTGCCCAGGCCTTCCCGCCCCCTGTCGCCGAGCTCGTGGGGCGGAGTATCGCTTCAGCCTTGAACAGAGTCGGCCCGCTGGATGACGATGGGTCTTCTCCGCCGAGTAATGATCAGCCGACCCTCTTCTAGCCCTGGCCCGGTAGCCACTAAAGTGAACCTCTGTGACCGACGCCGCCAACTCCCGAGAGATCAGGACGATTGATCTTTTCGCTGGCTGCGGTGGCCTGACCGAGGGTTTCCGCTCGTTTCGTCCCGAGGGGTCGACAAGATCGCCGTATCATCCGGTGGCCGCCGTCGAGATGGAACACTGGGCTGCTTCGACGTATCTCGCCAATTTCGGTGCGGACGAGTCCGCCGTCGACGGTAGCCGAGTCAAGGTGACGTGGGGGAAGATCGAGAGCTGGGACCCGCGGCCATTCGCCGGCGGTGCCGAGGTGATCCTCGGAGGCCCGCCGTGCCAAGGGTTCTCGGGCCTCGGCAACGGTGACCCCAAGGGCGAGAAGAACCATCTGTGGCAGGAATACGTAAGCGTCGTCCAGACCGTGAAGCCGAAGGTCTTCGTCATGGAGAACGTCGACCGGTTCCTACGGTCGCCTGAGTACGAGGCCATGCACGAGGCTTCGAAGCGCGGCGGTGCGCTGGAGGACTACCACATCGAGACGAAGGTGCTGAACGCAGCCGACTACGGAGTCGCGCAGCGCCGTCGTCGGGTGATAGTGCTGGCCACACGACATGATCTCGTCGAGGAACGCGGGATCCCCTTGCTCCACCCCGTGGCCACCCACGCAAAGCCGGTGAAGGGCGAGCCCGCAGTCAGTAGTGACGTGAACTGCAAGCCGTGGGTGACGGTGGGCGAGTCGGTGTTCGCCAGCACACGCAATCTGGTCGTCGACCGTCTAGACCTTCCCGCTCGCAGTTGTGAGAACTGGGACAAAGTATTGCCGGGCCCTTTCAGGACGTCGGAGCTCCACATCGGCCGCCAGCCCACCGAGCATTCCCTCCGTCGTTACCGTGCGATCCCAGAGGGGGGAAACCGTCATGACCTGCCCGAGGAGCTGTCTACCCCGAACTGGATCGGTCATAAAAGCGGTTCTGGGGATGTTATGGGCCGTCTTCGTCTGAACGAACCGTCGGTCACCATCCGTACGGAGTTCTACAAGCCGGAGAAGGGGCGGTACCTCCATCCGACGAAGGACCGCCC
Coding sequences:
- a CDS encoding DNA cytosine methyltransferase yields the protein MLKSFEVCAGAGGQALGLERAGFSHVLLAEQDGVACETLLLNRPSWTVWQGDIRTFTAYENPVVYDVDLLSGGIPSTSYSRAGKQGEVEAPGDLTECVLDIVSEVRPRAVMIENAAELLTGAKFADVRALVHSELGRFGYEVFWRVLDAADFGVSQRRRRSVLVALKPDVARFFQWPVPDAAAPRSVGDVLYESMAALGWREARAWADHATGLAPTIVGGSKQHGGADLGPTRSKRAWARQWVNGEGVGDCVPGPDWVMRIGDGDDDRKGYPKLTVEQVALLQGFPPDWHFAAKKTAHYRLVAQAFPPPVAELVGRSIASALNRVGPLDDDGSSPPSNDQPTLF
- a CDS encoding DNA cytosine methyltransferase, which codes for MTDAANSREIRTIDLFAGCGGLTEGFRSFRPEGSTRSPYHPVAAVEMEHWAASTYLANFGADESAVDGSRVKVTWGKIESWDPRPFAGGAEVILGGPPCQGFSGLGNGDPKGEKNHLWQEYVSVVQTVKPKVFVMENVDRFLRSPEYEAMHEASKRGGALEDYHIETKVLNAADYGVAQRRRRVIVLATRHDLVEERGIPLLHPVATHAKPVKGEPAVSSDVNCKPWVTVGESVFASTRNLVVDRLDLPARSCENWDKVLPGPFRTSELHIGRQPTEHSLRRYRAIPEGGNRHDLPEELSTPNWIGHKSGSGDVMGRLRLNEPSVTIRTEFYKPEKGRYLHPTKDRPITHLEAAMIQGFPMDFKWCGSKAQIARQIGNAVPIGLGHVLAQRVYEYLTGTGDFAGPYQPMFPTLG